A region from the Drosophila ananassae strain 14024-0371.13 chromosome 2L, ASM1763931v2, whole genome shotgun sequence genome encodes:
- the LOC6499122 gene encoding protein claret segregational — protein sequence MESRLPKPSGIKRPMPVKTVLPTDRIRAGGTAPGATAGASVFNANQTYCGNVLPPLTRDLNNLPQVLQRRGARAASPEPVKMANRAKLRRSRSACDINEMRQNIKRTAAPPTLPSIPSKVSRLGTGTAAAPSQRPVRPALAATANSSSTTAKRPVTSRPVSRPAAPPATAAKSKPTGSAAGGGAAGAAPKRIAPYDFKARFHDLLEKHKTLKTKYEKQIEDMGELESLPTQLEETQNKLIETESTLKNVQTDNECLQRQVKQHTKNIETITTTLGRTKEELSELQTIHEKIKTEHAALSKEVVYLRQRTEELIRSNEQQASELETCKEQLFQSNMERKELHNTVMDLRGNIRVFCRIRPPLECEENRICCTWTYHDEATVELQSIDGQAKNKMGQQIFSFDQVFHPNSSQTDIFEMVSPLIQSALDGYNICIFAYGQTGSGKTYTMDGVPDSVGVIPRTVDLLFDSIRSYRNLGWEYEIKATFLEIYNEVLYDLLSNEQKDMEIRMVKNSKNDIYVSNITEETVLDPNHLRQLMHTAKMNRATASTVGNERSSRSHAVTKLALIGRHAEKQEISVGSINLVDLAGSESPKTSTRMTETKNINRSLSELTNVILALLQKQDHIPYRNSKLTHLLMPSLGGNSKTLMFINVSPFQDCFQESVKSLRFAASVNSCKMAKAKRNRYLNNSAANNSSQSLNSGSFEK from the exons ATGGAATCGCGATTGCCTAAACCAAGTGGCATCAAGCGGCCCATGCCGGTGAAAACTGTGCTACCCACAGATCGCATTCGAGCAGGAGGTACTGCACCCGGTGCAACTGCAGGAGCCAGCGTGTTCAATGCCAACCAGACCTATTGCGGAAATGTGCTTCCACCGCTTACGAGGGATCTTAACAATTTGCCTCAAGTGCTCCAACGTCGAGGCG CTCGTGCTGCCTCTCCGGAACCTGTAAAAATGGCCAATCGTGCCAAGCTGCGACGCAGCCGTTCAGCCTGCGACATCAACGAGATGCGTCAAAACATCAAACGGACGGCAGCTCCTCCTACGCTTCCAAGTATTCCAAGCAAAGTGTCGCGCCTTGGCACCGGGACAGCAGCAGCTCCTTCCCAGCGACCAGTTCGGCCAGCCCTTGCTGCGACCGCTAACTCTTCGTCTACAACTGCAAAAAGACCGGTTACATCGCGACCCGTCTCTCGACCAGCTGCCCCACCCGCTACGGCTGCTAAGAGTAAACCTACAGGATCAGCcgcaggaggaggagctgcagGAGCTGCTCCCAAACGTATAGCACCGTATGACTTCAAAGCCCGCTTTCATGATTTGCTGGAAAAGCACAAAACCCTTAAGACCAAGTACGAAAAACAAATTGAGGACATGGGTGAGCTGGAATCACTTCCCACTCAACTGGAAGAAACGCAGAATAAGCTTATCGAGACAGAGTCTACACTGAAAAATGTGCAGACCGATAACGAGTGCTTACAGAGGCAGGTGAAGCAGCACACTAAGAACATAGAGACAATAACCACAACGTTGGGAAGAACGAAGGAGGAGCTCTCAGAGCTGCAGACAATACACGAG aAAATCAAAACCGAGCACGCTGCTCTGAGCAAAGAAGTTGTGTATCTGCGACAGCGCACGGAGGAACTGATACGCAGTAACGAACAGCAGGCTTCCGAACTGGAAACATGCAAGGAGCAGCTCTTTCAGTCGAACATGGAGCGCAAGGAGTTGCACAACACAGTTATGGATCTACGCGGCAATATAAGAGTTTTCTGTCGAATACGTCCACCGCTGGAGTGTGAGGAGAACCGCATCTGCTGCACCTGGACCTACCATGACGAGGCCACTGTGGAACTCCAGAGTATCGATGGTCAGGCCAAGAACAAGATGGGCCAGCAAATTTTCTCCTTTGATCAGGTCTTTCATCCCAACTCTAGCCAAACAGACATCTTTGAAATGGTATCGCCTTTAATTCAGTCGGCGCTCGATGGGTACAATATATGCATATTTGCCTACGGGCAGACGGGCAGTGGAAAAACATATACGATGGACGGTGTGCCGGACAGTGTGGGCGTCATTCCACGCACTGTCGATCTTCTTTTCGACTCGATCCGAAGCTATAGAAACTTGGGCTGGGAGTATGAGATCAAGGCCACCTTCCTGGAGATATACAATGAGGTGTTGTACGATCTACTGAGCAACGAGCAGAAGGATATGGAGATCCGAATGGTTAAGAATAGCAAGAACGACATATACGTGTCCAATATAACGGAAGAGACCGTTCTCGATCCCAATCATCTCCGCCAGTTAATGCACACGGCCAAGATGAACAGGGCTACAGCCTCAACGGTCGGAAACGAGCGATCATCTCGTTCCCATGCCGTGACAAAACTCGCGTTAATTGGACGCCATGCCGAGAAGCAAGAGATCTCGGTGGGTTCAATCAACCTGGTCGATTTAGCCGGTTCCGAATCCCCTAAGACTAGCACCCGTATGACCGAAACGAAAAACATAAATCGCTCGCTCTCCGAACTGACCAACGTAATCCTAGCGCTGCTGCAAAAGCAAGACCACATTCCGTACCGGAACTCAAAGCTGACTCATCTCCTTATGCCGTCGCTGGGCGGTAACTCCAAGACACTCATGTTCATCAACGTGTCACCTTTCCAGGACTGCTTCCAGGAATCGGTGAAGTCGCTTCGCTTCGCTGCCTCCGTCAACTCTTGTAAAATGGCCAAGGCCAAGAGGAACCGCTACCTTAACAACTCGGCCGCCAACAATAGCTCGCAGAGCTTAAACAGCGgaagttttgaaaaataa
- the LOC6499123 gene encoding electron transfer flavoprotein subunit beta translates to MARVLVGVKRVIDYAVKVRVKPDKTGVVTQGVKHSMNPFDEIAVEEAVKLKEKKLATEVIAVSVGPTQSQEVIRTALAMGADRGVHVEVPAAEYELLQPIHVSKILAKLALDEKADLVILGKQAIDDDANQTAQMTAAVLDWPQGTFCNKIEKTDAGLTITREIDGGLETIKTKTPAVLSADLRLNTPRYATLPNIMKAKKKPLKKVTAKDLGVDTTPRIEVVSVEDPPVRKAGATVADVDALVAKLKEGGHI, encoded by the exons ATGGCGCGTGTTCTGGTTGGCGTTAAGCGTGTGATTGACTACGCCGTCAAG GTGCGCGTCAAGCCCGACAAGACCGGGGTGGTCACCCAGGGCGTGAAGCACTCGATGAATCCCTTCGACGAGATTGCCGTGGAGGAGGCTGTGAAGCTCAAGGAGAAGAAATTGGCCACTGAGGTGATCGCCGTCTCCGTGGGCCCGACTCAGTCTCAGGAAGTGATTCGCACGGCCCTGGCCATGGGCGCCGACCGCGGTGTCCACGTTGAGGTGCCTGCCGCAGAGTACGAGCTTCTGCAGCCAATCCACGTGTCAAAGATTCTAGCTAAGCTTGCTCTTGATGAGAAGGCTGATCTTGTGATCCTGGGAAAGCAGGCCATCGATGACGATGCCAACCAGACGGCTCAGATGACCGCCGCTGTGCTCGACTGGCCTCAGGGCACCTTCTGCAACAAGATCGAGAAGACGGACGCCGGCTTGACCATCACACGCGAGATCGACGGAGGCTTGGAGACCATCAAGACCAAAACCCCGGCCGTATTAAGTGCTGATCTGCGTCTGAACACGCCCCGATACGCCACGCTGCCGAACATCATGAAGGCCAAGAAGAAGCCGCTGAAGAAGGTCACGGCCAAGGATCTGGGAGTTGACACCACACCCCGCATCGAAGTTGTCTCCGTTGAGGATCCTCCAGTGCGTAAGGCAGGTGCCACCGTCGCTGACGTGGACGCTCTGGTTGCGAAGTTGAAGGAAGGAGGACACATCTAA
- the LOC6501438 gene encoding 3'(2'),5'-bisphosphate nucleotidase 1, with the protein MSAPIIMRLMASSISTAKRAGVIIRDVLKKGDLGIVDKGHNDPQTEADRSAQQCIIASLTKKFPTVKIIGEEGCSDLNVCDDWLVTEQDESFLQHNCPAEWQDAKPEDFVIWVDPLDGTAEYTQGFVEHVTVLIGIAVKDAAVGGIIHQPFYKQPDGELGRTIWGLKGVGTGGFTPKAAPAGKFIITTTRSHSNALHQQALNAFPSAEVIKVGGAGFKVLQLLEGKAHAYVFATPGCKKWDTCAPEAVLEAQGGTLTNINGEHYAYNADVEHVNKKGVLASLGQNHSDLVEKIPAEVRQAVGAK; encoded by the exons ATGTCTGCTCCTATTATTATGCGGCTTATGGCTTCCTCCATTAGCACGGCCAAGCGGGCCGGAGTGATCATACGCGATGTGCTGAAAAAAGGCGACCTGGGAATTGTGGACAAAGGCCACAACGATCCCCAGACGGAGGCCGACCGCTCCGCTCAGCAGTGCATCATTGCCTCGTTGACCAAGAAATTTCCTACTGTGAAGATCATTGGGGAGGAGGGATGTTCCGATCTAAATGTGTGCGACGATTGGCTGGTGACCGAACAGGATGAGTCGTTTCTGCAGCACAACTGTCCGGCGGAGTGGCAGGATGCCAAGCCTGAAGATTTTGTCATATGGGTGGATCCATTGGACGGCACCGCGGAATACACACAAG GATTCGTTGAGCATGTTACGGTTCTGATTGGAATTGCTGTCAAGGATGCTGCGGTGGGCGGAATTATTCATCAGCCCTTCTACAAGCAGCCTGATGGAGAGCTGGGCCGCACAATTTGGGGCCTCAAGGGCGTAGGAACTGGGGGATTCACACCAAAGGCAGCGCCAGCTGGGAAGTTCATCATCACTACCACTCGCTCACATTCCAATGCCTTGCACCAGCAAGCTCTCAACGCCTTCCCATCCGCCGAGGTAATAAAAGTCGGGGGTGCCGGCTTCAAAGTTTTGCAACTGCTCGAGGGAAAGGCGCATGCGTACGTGTTCGCCACGCCAGGATGCAAGAAATGGGACACCTGCGCACCCGAAGCCGTGCTCGAAGCCCAGGGCGGAACCCTGACCAACATCAATGGGGAGCACTACGCCTACAACGCGGATGTGGAGCACGTGAATAAAAAGGGAGTATTGGCCAGTCTTGGGCAAAATCATTCCGATCTGGTAGAGAAGATTCCCGCGGAGGTGCGTCAAGCAGTGGGAGCCAAATAA
- the LOC6501437 gene encoding caspase, protein MAAPNNSESADQVGIRVENSENANDNTDALGSVGGAGSSSSSAPAHYNPYGSGAIGQLANGYVSPSSSYRKNVAKMVTERHAAEYNMRHKDRGMALIFNHEHFDVPTLKSRAGTNVDCENLTRVLKQLDFAVTVYKDYRFNDIRKAIEAAASQNHSNSDCILVAILSHGEMGYIYAKDVQYKLESIWSFFTANHCPSLAGKPKLFFIQACQGDRLDGGMTMQRSLTETDGDSSMSYKIPVHADFLIAYSTVPGFYSWRNTTRGSWFMQSLCAELAANGKRLDILTLLTFVCQRVAVDFESCTPDTPEMHQQKQIPCITTMLTRILRFSDKQMVPAGRV, encoded by the coding sequence ATGGCCGCCCCCAACAATAGCGAATCCGCCGATCAGGTCGGCATACGAGTGGAAAATTCTGAAAATGCCAACGACAACACAGACGCCTTGGGATCCGTCGGCGGAGCAGGTAGCAGTTCTTCGTCGGCGCCCGCGCACTACAACCCCTACGGCAGCGGAGCCATCGGACAACTGGCCAATGGCTATGTTTCACCTTCGTCCAGTTATCGCAAGAATGTGGCCAAAATGGTCACGGAGCGCCACGCCGCCGAGTACAACATGCGCCACAAGGATCGCGGCATGGCGTTGATCTTCAATCACGAGCATTTCGATGTGCCCACCTTGAAGTCTCGGGCAGGGACCAATGTGGACTGCGAGAATCTTACTCGAGTTCTGAAGCAGCTTGACTTCGCGGTGACCGTGTACAAGGACTATCGGTTCAACGACATCCGGAAAGCGATCGAAGCCGCTGCCTCCCAAAATCACTCCAACAGCGATTGCATCCTCGTGGCCATTCTGTCTCATGGAGAGATGGGCTACATTTACGCTAAGGATGTGCAGTACAAGCTGGAGAGTATCTGGAGCTTCTTCACAGCCAATCACTGCCCGTCTTTGGCCGGAAAGCCAAAGCTATTCTTCATCCAGGCCTGTCAGGGAGATCGGTTAGACGGAGGGATGACGATGCAGCGGTCGCTTACGGAAACCGATGGGGATTCGTCAATGAGCTACAAAATTCCCGTGCACGCTGACTTCTTGATAGCCTATTCCACGGTTCCTGGATTCTATTCGTGGCGCAATACCACCCGAGGCAGCTGGTTTATGCAGAGCCTGTGCGCGGAACTAGCTGCGAACGGCAAGCGCCTCGACATCCTAACGCTTCTCACGTTCGTATGCCAGAGGGTGGCCGTCGACTTTGAGTCTTGCACCCCGGACACGCCCGAGATGCACCAGCAGAAGCAAATTCCCTGTATTACAACCATGCTAACACGTATTCTGCGTTTCAGCGACAAGCAAATGGTGCCGGCCGGACGGGTCTGA